In Rosa chinensis cultivar Old Blush chromosome 1, RchiOBHm-V2, whole genome shotgun sequence, a genomic segment contains:
- the LOC112200726 gene encoding subtilisin-like protease SBT4.3: MANHGAILFSYAFPTLILTLSFFLCKAIDENRTIHIVYLGSLPDNEVYSPTSHHLGLLQKVVDSNSAANFLTRSYKRSFSGFAANLTDRERERLANMKEVVSVFPSRILHPQTIRSWDFIGFNEKIRRNASVESDTIIGVIDSGIWPESESFKDDGFGPPPKKWKGTCEGGQNFTCNKKLIGARVYSSSSESARDEQGHGTHTASTAAGNTVKDVSFYGLAGGTARGGVPSARIAVYKVCGQDGCPSDAILAAFDDAIADGADIITVSLGSEEASLLQYDPIAIGAFHAMAKGVLTSNSAGNSGPDDSSVSSVAPWILTVAASSTDRRIIDKVVLRNGTTMVGASVNTFKLNGTNFPLIYGKDASSNCSEIEAGSCSDGCLDRGLVKGKVVLCDVTSGVDEAYVSGAVGFILRLDYDDVSEIVPFPTTALANKEHSLIKLYTNSTKDPRVKIQRSEEARDTAAPVVASFSSRGPNSILPEIIKPDISAPGVTILAAFSPIASVTESLQDTRRVKYSILSGTSMSCPHAAGAAAYVKAFHPDWSPAAIKSSLMTTASPMNVSDNSSAAGEFAYGSGHINPVKAIDPGLVYEASKEDYIKLLCSVLDQPDVRLISGDNSTCSTGSDKGSLQDHNYPSLAAVVTPNKSFSLKFNRKVKNVGLANSTYKATIFANSTQVDVKVVPQVLSFKSLNEEKAFDVTVAGKGLPDEVQSHVSASLVWSDGIHSVRSPILIHNKQ, from the coding sequence ATGGCTAATCATGGAGCTATCCTATTTTCGTATGCTTTCCCCACTCTTATACTAACCTTGAGCTTTTTCCTGTGCAAAGCCATTGATGAAAACAGAACGATCCACATTGTGTACCTAGGCTCACTTCCTGATAATGAGGTGTACTCACCAACGTCTCACCACCTTGGTTTACTCCAAAAAGTTGTCGACAGTAACTCCGCTGCAAATTTCTTGACAAGAAGTTACAAAAGGAGTTTCAGTGGATTTGCTGCCAATCTCACTGACCGGGAAAGGGAAAGGCTTGCTAACATGAAGGAAGTGGTCTCTGTCTTTCCTAGCAGAATTCTCCATCCTCAGACAATAAGATCTTGGGACTTTATTGGTTTCAATGAGAAAATAAGACGGAATGCCAGTGTTGAGAGTGATACCATTATTGGTGTCATTGATTCTGGAATTTGGCCTGAATCGGAGAGCTTTAAAGATGATGGTTTTGGTCCTCCTCCCAAGAAGTGGAAAGGTACTTGTGAGGGCGGCCAAAATTTCACTTGCAATAAGAAGCTAATTGGAGCCCGGGTTTACAGTTCATCTTCAGAGTCTGCAAGGGATGAACAAGGCCATGGAACCCACACAGCCTCAACTGCTGCAGGGAACACTGTAAAGGATGTGAGCTTTTATGGACTAGCAGGAGGTACTGCAAGAGGAGGGGTTCCCTCAGCGAGAATTGCTGTGTATAAAGTATGTGGTCAGGATGGGTGCCCTAGTGATGCTATATTGGCTGCTTTTGATGATGCTATTGCGGATGGAGCTGACATCATTACAGTTTCATTAGGAAGCGAGGAAGCATCTTTATTACAGTATGATCCTATTGCTATCGGTGCTTTCCATGCAATGGCAAAGGGGGTACTTACATCAAATTCCGCAGGCAACAGTGGTCCTGATGATTCATCTGTTTCAAGTGTAGCACCATGGATACTTACAGTTGCAGCAAGTAGTACTGATCGTAGGATCATTGACAAGGTTGTTCTCAGAAATGGGACGACCATGGTTGGGGCTTCAGTGAACACTTTCAAATTAAATGGGACAAATTTTCCATTGATCTATGGAAAAGATGCTTCAAGTAATTGCTCCGAGATCGAAGCTGGGAGCTGTTCAGACGGCTGCTTAGACCGTGGTTTAGTTAAGGGAAAAGTTGTGTTATGTGACGTGACTAGCGGAGTTGATGAGGCCTATGTTTCTGGAGCAGTAGGCTTCATTTTGAGACTTGATTATGATGATGTTTCTGAAATTGTACCCTTTCCTACAACAGCTCTTGCCAACAAAGAGCATAGTCTGATAAAGTTGTACACGAACTCCACGAAAGATCCTCGAGTAAAAATACAAAGAAGTGAAGAAGCAAGGGATACTGCCGCACCTGTTGTTGCTTCATTCTCTTCACGTGGACCAAATTCAATTCTACCAGAAATTATCAAGCCAGATATAAGCGCCCCAGGAGTTACTATTTTGGCTGCCTTTTCACCTATTGCTTCAGTTACAGAGAGTCTTCAAGACACAAGGCGTGTCAAATATAGTATACTATCTGGAACCTCCATGTCTTGTCCCCACGCAGCTGGTGCAGCTGCTTATGTTAAAGCATTCCATCCTGATTGGTCTCCAGCAGCCAtcaaatcatctctcatgactaCAGCTTCTCCCATGAATGTTTCTGACAATAGCAGTGCCGCTGGTGAATTTGCTTATGGATCTGGACATATCAATCCTGTCAAAGCTATAGACCCAGGGCTTGTGTATGAAGCTTCTAAGGAAGACTACATAAAGTTGCTATGCTCGGTCTTGGATCAGCCCGATGTTAGACTTATATCAGGAGATAACAGCACTTGCTCTACAGGCTCTGACAAAGGATCTTTACAGGATCACAATTACCCTTCACTAGCAGCCGTTGTCACACCAAACAAATCTTTTTCGTTGAAATTTAACAGAAAAGTTAAGAATGTTGGCCTTGCAAACTCCACTTACAAGGCCACAATATTCGCCAACTCTACTCAAGTTGACGTCAAAGTGGTGCCTCAAGTTCTTTCCTTCAAGTCCTTGAATGAGGAGAAGGCTTTTGATGTGACAGTTGCCGGAAAAGGTTTGCCAGATGAAGTACAATCACATGTGTCTGCATCGCTGGTGTGGTCTGATGGAATTCATAGCGTTAGAAGTCCAATTCTTATCCACAACAAACAATAA
- the LOC112200704 gene encoding pentatricopeptide repeat-containing protein At2g21090 — LDAYAKCGEMADARRLFYEMTVRYVLAWTTLVSRYAKWDMKSASELFDRMPEKNPVSWTSMISGYARNGLGHEVLALFAEMMLFQVRPDQFTFSSCLCACASIASLKHGKQMHASLVRSNLRPNTIVVSSLIDMYSKCGNLGARRQVFKLMGDKQDTVLCNTMMSALAQHGHGTETLQMFENMVSSGVKPVTTTFVVILNACSHSGLVQEGHRLFKSMTDDYGIVPHEEHYACLIDLLGRARCFDELMNQLENMPCKAGGQVWNALLGVCRIHGNTELGRKVAEHLIELEPQSSAPYVLLSNIYAEEGRWELVEKVRWLMDERHVRKERAISWVEVQSRVHAFTVSDWLHPLKDKIYSVLKQLADQMEEDASVTNAEN; from the coding sequence TTGGATGCTTATGCCAAGTGTGGGGAGATGGCAGATGCCAGGAGATTGTTCTATGAGATGACTGTGAGGTATGTTCTTGCTTGGACCACACTGGTTTCGAGATATGCCAAATGGGATATGAAATCAGCTAGTGAGTTGTTTGATCGGATGCCTGAGAAGAACCCGGTGTCATGGACATCAATGATTTCGGGATATGCTAGGAATGGATTGGGGCATGAAGTGCTTGCATTGTTTGCAGAGATGATGCTGTTTCAAGTCAGGCCTGATCAGTTTACCTTTAGTAGTTGCCTTTGTGCTTGTGCTAGTATAGCTTCGCTTAAGCATGGTAAACAAATGCATGCCTCTTTAGTAAGAAGTAATTTAAGACCCAACACGATTGTTGTGAGTTCTCTTATCGACATGTATTCCAAATGTGGCAATTTGGGGGCCAGAAGGCAGGTATTCAAGCTCATGGGTGACAAGCAAGACACTGTGTTATGCAACACAATGATGTCTGCCTTAGCACAGCATGGTCATGGTACAGAGACATTGCAGATGTTTGAAAACATGGTCAGTTCAGGTGTAAAGCCGGTTACGACCACATTTGTTGTCATTCTCAATGCTTGTAGTCATTCTGGTCTAGTGCAGGAAGGGCATAGGCTTTTCAAGTCCATGACTGATGATTATGGCATTGTTCCTCATGAGGAACATTATGCATGCTTAATTGATCTCTTGGGTAGAGCTAGATGTTTTGATGAGTTGATGAACCAGCTCGAAAATATGCCATGTAAAGCTGGCGGTCAAGTTTGGAATGCATTACTTGGTGTTTGTAGAATCCATGGAAATACAGAGCTGGGAAGAAAAGTGGCTGAACACCTTATCGAGTTGGAGCCTCAATCTTCTGCTCCCTATGTTTTGCTTTCGAACATATATGCTGAAGAAGGTAGATGGGAGCTGGTAGAGAAGGTGAGATGGCTTATGGATGAGAGACATGTGAGGAAAGAGCGAGCCATTAGTTGGGTAGAAGTTCAAAGTAGAGTGCATGCTTTCACTGTATCAGACTGGTTGCATCCTCTGAAAGATAAAATATACTCAGTTTTGAAACAGTTAGCTGACCAGATGGAAGAAGATGCTTCAGTAACTAACGCTGAGAATTAG